The genomic segment ATCTGGTATCCTTCCAGATACCGATGCGGCTCTCTCTTTTGCTTCTTTTGTTTTAAATATGCAGCTAAATCTAATAAATATTCAATTTCTTGTGCGGAATAGTCCCGCAGCGTGAGAAAATGACGCCCATATAAATCCACTTTTAACAGCCTCCTGATTGAAATAAGATGCTTCTTATCATACACGTTTCGCGGTTAATTGGCAAGTGAAAATTTTTTCAATCAGGGTATTGCATTTTTATAAATCAAGATGTATAATTATTCTCGTTAAATCAACCATCTACATTTAAGAAGGAGTTTTATTATGGCAAAAGAAAAAGTTGTATTAGCATATTCCGGTGGCTTAGATACCACTGTTATCATTCCTTGGCTCAAGGAAAACTATGACTATGATGTTGTGGCGGCCTGTATTGATGTTGGACAGGGAAAAGAAACAGATGGCTTAGAGGAGCGTGCGCTGGCAAGCGGAGCTTGCAAGTTTTACTTAATGGATGTCACTGAGGAATTTATTACTGATTATATCTATCCTACCTTAAAGGCCGGCGCTATTTATGAGACTACCTACATGCTTGGTACCTCTATGGCGCGTCCGCTGATTGCTAAGGTACTGGTGGATATCGCTAAAAAGGAAGGCGCTACTGCTATCTGTCACGGCTGTACCGGTAAAGGAAATGATCAGGTGCGTTTTGAGCTTACGATCAAAGCTTTAGCCCCTGAATTAAAAATTATTGCTCCCTGGCGGATCTGGGATATGCAGTCCCGTGAAGAAGAAATTGAGTATTGTCAGCAGCGCGGGATCGAGTGTCCGATCAAAACCGGCGATAGCTATAGCCGGGACCGCAATATCTGGCATATCAGCCACGAAGGTCTTGAGCTCGAGGATCCTTCTCAGGCACCTCATTACGATTCCCTGCTTAAGCTTGGCGTAACGCCTCAGGCCGCTCCTGATAAGGAAGTGCAAATCTCGCTTGATTTTGAAAAGGGCGTTCCGGTTGCTTTAAATGGTGAAAAGATGGATCCGGTAAGCCTGCTTAAGGCTTTAAATCAGCTGGGCGGCGAGCATGGCATTGGCATTACCGATATTCTTGAAAACCGTGTTGTCGGTATGAAATCCCGCGGCGTCTATGAGACCCCCGGCGGTACCATTATGTTTAAGGCGCATGAACAGCTTGAACACATGTGTCTGGATAAACAGACCTATGCTTATAAGCAGCAGGTTGCTGTAAAATATGCAGAGCTGGTTTATTCCGGCGAATGGTTCACTCCTCTGCGCGAGGCTTTGGCTGCCTTTGTGGATTCCACCCAAGAGGTCATC from the Lachnospiraceae bacterium genome contains:
- a CDS encoding argininosuccinate synthase yields the protein MAKEKVVLAYSGGLDTTVIIPWLKENYDYDVVAACIDVGQGKETDGLEERALASGACKFYLMDVTEEFITDYIYPTLKAGAIYETTYMLGTSMARPLIAKVLVDIAKKEGATAICHGCTGKGNDQVRFELTIKALAPELKIIAPWRIWDMQSREEEIEYCQQRGIECPIKTGDSYSRDRNIWHISHEGLELEDPSQAPHYDSLLKLGVTPQAAPDKEVQISLDFEKGVPVALNGEKMDPVSLLKALNQLGGEHGIGITDILENRVVGMKSRGVYETPGGTIMFKAHEQLEHMCLDKQTYAYKQQVAVKYAELVYSGEWFTPLREALAAFVDSTQEVITGTVNLVLYKGNIIPAGCTSPYSLYSESIASFTTGELYDHKDAEGFINLFGLPLKIRGMKGLTKI